The DNA region CTCCATAAGCTGTTGTGATGTATTTCCAGTAAATATTAAACCCAACTCTACCCTTTTCCCGTTTTTCTTCTTGAACAAGTTGTCTTTTGGCCTCAATTGTGTCATCTGACTTTTGATCATATATTTTACTTAATGATTTTGTGTCCTCCTTGGTGGTACTTGATGTTTTAAATGTTGGCCTTCTCTCTAAGGACTTAATTGAAGACAAAGCTGCTCTGTGTGCACCTACAAGTGCCATAAAATCAGTGCCTGTCTTGAGAATATCATTGTAGTTTCCTGACTGTGTTATCCTTCCATCTCTCATGACCTAGATAAATTGTAAGGAAgagaaaatagtaaattaacAAAATTGGCATTAAATTAAGTTGCTCAATAGATATATAAGCTGCACCCCAAGAGTTAAAGATAGGTGATGTTGGACTTCCCAACATGTTTGAATTCTTCCACATGAAATTTATGAATCACTCACCAATATTAGATCAGCATCAGGTAAGAACTCTACTTGATGAGTTATGTATATCACagtttttgattttaaaatgccTAGCAAGCATTCCTGAAACAGTGTAGCGTAAATGGAAAGTCAGATAACATCCTGTCCATCCAAATGCTGAATTATATTTAAAGCATATAGATGTATACATGTACACAACATACTGTAGAAATTCATAGGATCAGAAACATAAAATTCTATTAATTCTTAGTAACAAATACAAGGGATAGCTCCACTTGGAGAAACCCCTAACATAGAAAAAAAGCAGTAACTTATAATTGTTATACTCTTATGGAGAGATCCAAACTCACTCAGTCAATTTTAGACGCATATATAAGAATGCATTGAACTGAATAAGTTtagattgtttaaaaaatagtacCTTAAATAGATGAGATCCTGTATGAGCATCAACAGCACTGAAGGGATCATCAAACAGATATATGTCAGCATCTTGGTATAGAGCACGGGCTATTTGTACTCTTTGTTTCTGTCCACCACTCAAATTGATCCCCTTCTCTCCAATAATGGTCTGATCACCAAATGGTAGAACCTCAAGGTCTTTTGTTAAGGAACATGCTTCTAGAATCTTCTCATACTTTTCCCGGTCCATCTCTTTACCAAATAATATGTTGTCTTCTATCTTGCCTCCCTGTATCCATGGCGATTGAGAAACATAAGCCTTTGTTCCACATATCTTAAGCGTTCCCGATATCTTTGGTACTTCCCCTATTATACAAGAAAGTAAACTAGACTTGCCTGATCCAACAGTACCACATACAGCAACCCTCATACCATGAAAAACTTTGAGATTGATGTTTTTCAATGTTGTAATAGGGGAAGATAAATCCCAAGAGAAATTTCCATCTACTAATTCAATTGCCTTATCAGAACTACCCCAAGGAAGCTTCTCTATTACATCAGTCTGCAACTCATCTAGGCGAagaaatgatgcaatcctatcaagggaaacttTAGTTTGTGTAATCATTGAAATCGTGTCAGGAAGATTGTAGATGGGCATTTGAAGAATTCTGAATGTTGCAAGTGCAGATAAGACCTTCCCTGATTCAAGTGGGATTCCCATGAGAACACAAGCACCGAATGTAACCACAGCAATAAAAGTTGGGGCGTTAGTGAAGAGAAATCTAATAATTGCTGTACCAGCTAGAAATTTGTGTAGCCATATCTCCTCAGTCTTCCTAAGCTGAATAACCTTTGACAAGAACTTCATCTCCCATGCTTGCAGTTTTAGAATCCTCATATTCTTCAGAATCTCAGACGTAGCCTTCATTCTTTTATCTTTGAACTCCATTACCTTGCCTTGGAACTTTTCTTGCAATGATGACAAAGGAAGGTTTAGCAACATCACAGTTACAGTGGCAGCAAGAGCAGCTATTGAAGCAACCCCTACACTTCTATAGAGAATTAACAAGGCCAAAGCAACTTGCAGAACACACATCCATGGATCATGCATGTACCAACAAAATTCACCAATCCTTTCAGCATCAACAGTCATCAAGTTGATGATTTCCCCAGTACTACGAACCTCCTTTGATTGACATGAAAGTGTCAAACCTTTAGCATAAATCATTGCCACCAACTTTGATTGCACGCTTACCCCAACCTGCTGGAACCTAAACATACAGTGCCTTTGTGAAACACACTCCAAAAGCTTTGCAGCAACAAATGCCATAGCCAAAACATAACCTTCATTTTTAAACTTGTGTTCCCCATTGAGGTACTGAACAAGGATGTCAATAAGAAAGGGTCCAACATAAGAAGCACATGAATATAGGAATTCTAATAAACCTGATAAAAGGATTCCTTGCCAAGTTGACAAGAATAACACCTTCACGAGCTTAAGAGTGGTCACATTCCTAACACTACCACACTCTGACTCAAGTTTGTTTCTAAGAGTTGGGAAAATCCCAGCCACACTGTCATCAGTAGCAAGATGTGGGAGATCCTCATGCTCTAAAGTCTTCTCATTCCCTAGAGTTATTAAAGGACTGATCCATGAGAAAGTAAGAATGCTGAAAAATCCAGCATTTGAATACCAGGTTAAATTTTCATTTCCTCTAGCCTTAATGGGAACAGAATTGTTGCTTACATTAGAGTCACCATTCAAAAGGGGCTCTTCAAGTGGGGCAAGCTTAGCCATACTGTTAACAGAACATCCAAGTGATCCAACATAACATAGAAATAAACTCGTAATAGAGGAGCCTATATCATAAACAAGATACATAACTGGCAAGAAAATATGCTTTGCATAGACTACGAAGTCAATAACAAGGCAagaacaacaaacaaaggcaTAGACCCACCACCAAATTCTCAACATACGTGGTAAACTCGGATCCTGTGCCTCGGAGTTTCTAGAATGTAAATAAGCACAAACAGCACCCCAAACAATGGTTTTGAGAGCTAAATCAGTAAGTGTGACAAGCTCCTCTGAACCATAATTGTTATACAAGTAAAAGTAACTTAGTAAGCACAACACAAGGTTGAACACACAAATAACTAAGCTACAAACCAGACTGTGTTTGTAGTACAAGAAACCAGCATTACGGAATCCTTTTCTCTCACTCTTTTCTCTGTGGTCCACTTGCACTTTCTTCCATACCCAATACACAACAAGCACAAGTAACAAAACTAGGTTGAGTGAAGCAGACACCCCTCGTGTGAAAATAGGTTGGAGGAGAAAATCAGTTCCATGGTGCATCATGGAAGAGTAGTAGTGAGAGAAGAGGAAGAACATGGTATGATACCTTActgtaaaagaaacaaaaaccaatCAAGAAAACTGACTTGTTGGCTTAACATAAAGGTGGCCAGCGAGTGAGGGAATGTGTGCGTGGTTGTAGAAGTCTGAGAGTCagagagaatgaagaagaaagacaaATTGTAGAGTTTGTTATTGATGACCTGAAATCTGAATATCTAAACTAAAGAGATCAgtatatagaaaaaaagaacCCTCTCAAAAGCagaacaaaaaaacaaagagagagCAAAAGTGGTCTGATATAACTATTTAAGATTTAAGCTCTATGCTGAACTGTTACAACCAGTCATTTAAATAGAGAATAGAGATATATGAATCActcttaattttttacatttcatgAACATTTCTTACTTTTCTCTTAGATTTTTTTCCTATCACATCATAaacttatcatatttataattttttctctcgTTTTATTCTCTAGGTGTTGGAAAATATATTAGGGGTCcaccaaatatttttcttaaataaaaaactagCTAAAACAACAAATTATAGCTAACTAAAACTAGGCATGTTTAGCCCACAACTAGTAACTATTCAACAAAAGAATGCTTAAAAAGAAAACAGACATTGCAgaagtaattaataaaacagTTGGGAAAATCTCAAATTCTAACCGTAAATATGTAGTACAAACCATAAATGTGTTCTAAAAGAAAGAGGCAACTTGTAGTAATCAGAGTTAATGGAATTTGTTgagtttattatcttttatagtttctaaatttttatttttagtcttttgaatttcttatttttatttttttctttaaattatttttattcttattttagtcCTTCATAAGAAActaagatttttaaaatcagAATGATCATTGAAACAGTAAGATATTGGTTCATTGATTCAATTGTAGTTAAACCATAGccgaattaataaaataatattattttaatataatgcattatatagattaaataaaaataacatagtaTCGTGATATTGGCAATAATTAtccattaatttattatacaattttttaatttctaataagaCTAATATAGttgaatttcattaatttaaaggTCTGCTTCCCAAATATGTACCccgtaatttaatttagtttgaaCAGAAAAGGTTTTTACACTTTTCAATGGAAACACACgcagttgtaaaaaaaatgaaaagaaaacacaGACAAAGTAGCTCAAGTGCTCAACAGTGGAGTAAGCTTGAAATTGTGAAATGGAATTAACACACTACCTTTTACTTTTGTCAGCGTActtttatactattttatatttatattcaaaatttataagaatattATTGTAGACCTATTATTGtttagaaataattaagaacattattaattatatgattgCTAAAGTTTTTTCAAAGAGATCAAAAACTTCGTTTTCTGTATGATGTAACATATCGGgatttacataaaatttaacAGCAGTGCTGCACTGccactacaaaaaaaaagatcacATCTCTCCAAGCAGAGAGATTTTTGTctatatacataaataattactgtaaataaaagtaaaaaaaatatttatatttacaattatttataataggtaaaatttaaagatttatactattattatttgatataggtaaaatctaaaataatttttaattacgtACAAATGCTCAccgataaaataatttcaaaacatgtatacatacaattatttaatgttgataaaatcatataaaacttACCGTTACAATGGtctagataaaatttaaaaaatacatagtgtATGTAAAATCctgtaaaataaatacatattaaaataattatttttaaaaaattcaccaaAGACTCAACAACATAaattattcttatcttttttcatattaaaataattatttccaaaaatatcataagaataacaataaaagaaaaaaaaagaagctttgTGAACTCTTtaataaagttaataaacacATGCTACAAAAAGCAAAAGAGTTCTTCAAGTTAAATTgggtttgtcatttttttaaaaaagtttaaatatgatttttatggctttaatattttttatttttggtatttgtatttttttttaattttagtctctataagttgatatgtttttaattgtaagtttatgtttttgttatttttagtgCTGAATTTTGTTTAAATGAAAACATCCGTTACAAAATGAACTTAATTCTTTGGTGCATCTGCTGATGCAGCAAGCACTTACTTTGTGCTGGATAGTTGGCTGTTTTTGCTTTTTGTTCTTTTGTCTGTTTTTGCTTCTGTAATCtgaagcataaaaaaaaacatgaacttAATTCTCCAATAAGAATTTTTCTGCATACAATATTCAAGCTAGAAACTTTGTTTATGGATAAACACACAAATATCATTTCAACCAACTATCTTGTGTTTGATTTAGTAATCAatttattaaattcattaaaatttttatttgaataattaagggtaacatatgtttttttctctctaaaatatGTGAAATCTAGAATtgatttctctaaaaaaaaatgtgtttaggAAAATTTGCTAAACAACTAATTGAAAACTAAAAGTTAACCGATTACTAAATTATAAacgtttaataaaattaaatgttaaaataacttaaaagtataaaataacaaaCAGCAATCCTCATACCATGAAAAAAACAGTaagatttatattttacaatGTTGTGTTAGAGGAAGATAAATTCCAAGAGAAATTTCCATCTACTAATTCAATTGCCTTTTCATTTGGAAGCTTCTTTACTACATCAGTTTGCAACTCATCAAGACGAAGAAATGATGCAATTCTATCAAGGGAAACCTTAGTTTGTACAATCATTGAAATCGTGTCTGGAAGACCATAGATAGGCATTTGAAGAATTCTGAAGCAAGTGCAGATAAGACCTTCCCTGATTCAAGAGGGATGCCTATAAGAACACAAGTACCAAAAGTGACCACAGCAATAAAAGTTGGGGCATTATAGAAGAGAAATCTAACAATTGCTGTATACCAACCAGAAATTTCTTTAGCCATATCTCCTCAGTCTTCCTAAGCTGAATAATCTTTGATAAGAACTTCATCTCCCATGCTTGCAGTTTTAGAATCCTCATATTCATTAGAATCTCAGATGTAGTCTTCATTCTTTTATCTTTGAATTCCATTACCTTGCCTTGGAACTTCTCTTGCAATGATGCCACAGGAAGGTTTAGCAACATCACAGTTACAGTGGCAGCAAGAGCTGCTATTGAAGCAACCCCTACACTTCTATAGAGAATTAACAAGGCCAAAGCAATTTGCAAAACACACATTCACGGTTCATGCATGCACCAACAAAATTCTCCAATCCTTGCAGCATCAACAATCATTAAGTTGGTGATTTCTCCAGTGCTCTGAACCTCCTTTGATTGGCATGAAAGAGTCAAACCTTTAGCATAGATCATTGCCACTGTGACGCCCTCTACCCCttacatatatatactaataataaaaagaataagaaatcataattaattaaaagtttttaaaatacatttaaataaaaacctttcaaaatgataaaagactcacattcacttttctaacatcataataaaactgattcaaataaataataaatcatctcaCCTCAAAATAAGACCgtccaagacttcatgcaattaatatagaaacttatACTCCAATAttacatcctatcagagcattgtgttccgGTGTCCTCTAGTATGAGGTTTTTCATAGCCATTCATCTAACCATCTGCTCTCACGAACACAagattcgagatcatcacaggatccaaacacaaatagcacacggagagtgagttatcacattcctaactaatgaagagaaacaagacaacatgtagatatacatatcatataaacgaaatataacttacttaaacatagttcgcgtcattccaccactttgtcgcgtaacatcacatcacaacacgcctcattcattttcacatcattcatgtactcaaagatcaaaacacaatatcattaaatcaatcaatacacaagcgttatgcaatagatatactaagactcaatcctatatgcaatgtggtaccatgtcagtgaaaaaccttgtcgggtgcctaggagtacatgacaagacaaaccacacactagtaagtcaggtcactctcactaggtaaaatcatagggagaccattcggggtcacgctgttttgcgagaatgcttcaACCATGTGAGATCGACAcagacttaaaggagcactcaaaccgagtgtatttatCTCTAAGGCCTACACTTCAAAGAATCcgttagggcctctccctcctgattcaggtccaacccagaaaatattttagcacacagactctatctatgaactgtataaAACACAAGACacctcaattattctcaaaataattttatctcgttGCGATTGTGATTAAACTTGTTGGGTCCTCTCAgtggttcccatcacaatactcgacGTACATTAAttcatcgcccttaaagggtcttatagtcatgtgattgtccaattcataactcacaagtCAATGCACACCACATCTCAATGCACACatattacaagtcaatacaCACTCAATTTATCTCATACACTCGGTCTTAATCACAATGGCACAAtcccaatttaacatgttatcacacctcataaaTCATATAcattttacctatgaactatccattacacacgactcctcaattattttcaaaataattttatctcgtcgcacttgtgattaaactcgtcgggttcccatagtggatcccatcacaatacttgtCGCGCAAaaactcatcgcccttaaagggtcttacaattgtgtaattgcacaattcataactcacaactcaatacatatCTATTTCTCTATTCATCAcaagttcaatttatcacatactcacaatttgaaacacagtttcataatctcaatataacaatttatacaaaaggtttatTACAACATGGGCctcaaataattttacacaattatatcaaaatcaattaatcaaaatgatagatataaaaaaacgaaaacactaagaacactcaattttatcaaccaattcgcatcaggatatcaatattgtatttataatcataaaggaaaaattataattcaataaacatcccaaaataaaccctaatttgatcccctaaggattcctacacatACTCATACtatccccaattgcgataaaatcatcccttacctctaagcagaCTTACGTGTATATTCTGACAGTGATAGTGGCATCTCTAGAAATTTCCTGAGATCCCTCGAGCTTTTCCTCTGATTTGCTTTGATATAATtttcaagcgttagagagaagaaTAAGAGATTAAAGTCTTTATTTTGTAATGTCTTTGTGCGATTCACTTTTCTTTCTCCATGAATACTTTTTCACAAATTCCAATGGTGAAGGTGTGCGAAATTGAATTGCAAACCAGGTGtctaaatttcataacaatCCAACGATTAACGAGTCTAGAATTGTAGTTTTACTAGACTGGTTTTGAGTCTCAGCGGGAAAAGAGCAAGTTACGATGCGAAAGACATTTCTCTGAGGTCTGATATTTTTTCGCAATTTTCAACGGTGAGAATTCTCTAAAATATCATGACAATCCAACGGTATGAGATGTatgcaagaaaaagagagaattttGAAAGGAAGAGAAGGGAAAAGGAAATTGATAAGAAGAGAGAGCATAGGGGTGAACAGTGTGAAAAATGACCTAatatatctctatttatactctcagcctattatttactctatttatttatttgtttgttttataaaaagaaactctattttatttcctatcaaatgaataaatcaaatatttttttttattttccttcaaaccattattttagtgcaattatttctccttatttatttaattataaaaacctcacaATTTTTcaaatctctttcttttttttaacctaaaaaaactttttaatttatttacaataaaTGAGATGTTACTGCCACCAACTTTGATTGATCCCTAACCCCAAGCTGCAGGAACCTAAACATATAGTGC from Glycine soja cultivar W05 chromosome 8, ASM419377v2, whole genome shotgun sequence includes:
- the LOC114423502 gene encoding ABC transporter C family member 3-like isoform X2, yielding MFFLFSHYYSSMMHHGTDFLLQPIFTRGVSASLNLVLLLVLVVYWVWKKVQVDHREKSERKGFRNAGFLYYKHSLVCSLVICVFNLVLCLLSYFYLYNNYGSEELVTLTDLALKTIVWGAVCAYLHSRNSEAQDPSLPRMLRIWWWVYAFVCCSCLVIDFVVYAKHIFLPVMYLVYDIGSSITSLFLCYVGSLGCSVNSMAKLAPLEEPLLNGDSNVSNNSVPIKARGNENLTWYSNAGFFSILTFSWISPLITLGNEKTLEHEDLPHLATDDSVAGIFPTLRNKLESECGSVRNVTTLKLVKVLFLSTWQGILLSGLLEFLYSCASYVGPFLIDILVQYLNGEHKFKNEGYVLAMAFVAAKLLECVSQRHCMFRFQQVGVSVQSKLVAMIYAKGLTLSCQSKEVRSTGEIINLMTVDAERIGEFCWYMHDPWMCVLQVALALLILYRSVGVASIAALAATVTVMLLNLPLSSLQEKFQGKVMEFKDKRMKATSEILKNMRILKLQAWEMKFLSKVIQLRKTEEIWLHKFLAGTAIIRFLFTNAPTFIAVVTFGACVLMGIPLESGKVLSALATFRILQMPIYNLPDTISMITQTKVSLDRIASFLRLDELQTDVIEKLPWGSSDKAIELVDGNFSWDLSSPITTLKNINLKVFHGMRVAVCGTVGSGKSSLLSCIIGEVPKISGTLKICGTKAYVSQSPWIQGGKIEDNILFGKEMDREKYEKILEACSLTKDLEVLPFGDQTIIGEKGINLSGGQKQRVQIARALYQDADIYLFDDPFSAVDAHTGSHLFKECLLGILKSKTVIYITHQVEFLPDADLILVMRDGRITQSGNYNDILKTGTDFMALVGAHRAALSSIKSLERRPTFKTSSTTKEDTKSLSKIYDQKSDDTIEAKRQLVQEEKREKGRVGFNIYWKYITTAYGGALVPFILLSQTLTVGFQIASNYWMTVATPVSATAEPDIGSFTLMVVYVALAIGSSIFTFARAFLAVIAGYKTATVLFNKMHLCIFQAPISFFDATPSGRILNRASTDQSALDMKIANILWAITLNLVQLLGNVVVMSQAAWQVFIVLIPVMAACIWYQRYYSASARELARLVGTCQAPVIQHFSETISGSTTIRSFEQESRFNDINMKLIDRYSQPKLYSATAMAWLIFRLDILSTLTFAFCLVFLITFPNSMTAPGIAGLAVTYGLNLNAVQTKAILFLCNLENKIISVERMLQYTTLPSEAPFVIKDNQPDYSWPLFGEVHIRDLQVRYAPHLPIVLRGLTCTFTAGAKTGIVGRTGSGKSTLVQTLFRLIEPVAGEILIDNINISLIGIHDLRSRLSIIPQEPTMFEGTVRTNLDPLEEYTDEQIWEALDMCQLGDEVRRKEEKLDSIEWRKLEYGPKATGLPWPCSA
- the LOC114423502 gene encoding ABC transporter C family member 3-like isoform X1; the encoded protein is MFFLFSHYYSSMMHHGTDFLLQPIFTRGVSASLNLVLLLVLVVYWVWKKVQVDHREKSERKGFRNAGFLYYKHSLVCSLVICVFNLVLCLLSYFYLYNNYGSEELVTLTDLALKTIVWGAVCAYLHSRNSEAQDPSLPRMLRIWWWVYAFVCCSCLVIDFVVYAKHIFLPVMYLVYDIGSSITSLFLCYVGSLGCSVNSMAKLAPLEEPLLNGDSNVSNNSVPIKARGNENLTWYSNAGFFSILTFSWISPLITLGNEKTLEHEDLPHLATDDSVAGIFPTLRNKLESECGSVRNVTTLKLVKVLFLSTWQGILLSGLLEFLYSCASYVGPFLIDILVQYLNGEHKFKNEGYVLAMAFVAAKLLECVSQRHCMFRFQQVGVSVQSKLVAMIYAKGLTLSCQSKEVRSTGEIINLMTVDAERIGEFCWYMHDPWMCVLQVALALLILYRSVGVASIAALAATVTVMLLNLPLSSLQEKFQGKVMEFKDKRMKATSEILKNMRILKLQAWEMKFLSKVIQLRKTEEIWLHKFLAGTAIIRFLFTNAPTFIAVVTFGACVLMGIPLESGKVLSALATFRILQMPIYNLPDTISMITQTKVSLDRIASFLRLDELQTDVIEKLPWGSSDKAIELVDGNFSWDLSSPITTLKNINLKVFHGMRVAVCGTVGSGKSSLLSCIIGEVPKISGTLKICGTKAYVSQSPWIQGGKIEDNILFGKEMDREKYEKILEACSLTKDLEVLPFGDQTIIGEKGINLSGGQKQRVQIARALYQDADIYLFDDPFSAVDAHTGSHLFKECLLGILKSKTVIYITHQVEFLPDADLILVMRDGRITQSGNYNDILKTGTDFMALVGAHRAALSSIKSLERRPTFKTSSTTKEDTKSLSKIYDQKSDDTIEAKRQLVQEEKREKGRVGFNIYWKYITTAYGGALVPFILLSQTLTVGFQIASNYWMTVATPVSATAEPDIGSFTLMVVYVALAIGSSIFTFARAFLAVIAGYKTATVLFNKMHLCIFQAPISFFDATPSGRILNRASTDQSALDMKIANILWAITLNLVQLLGNVVVMSQAAWQVFIVLIPVMAACIWYQRYYSASARELARLVGTCQAPVIQHFSETISGSTTIRSFEQESRFNDINMKLIDRYSQPKLYSATAMAWLIFRLDILSTLTFAFCLVFLITFPNSMTAPGIAGLAVTYGLNLNAVQTKAILFLCNLENKIISVERMLQYTTLPSEAPFVIKDNQPDYSWPLFGEVHIRDLQVRYAPHLPIVLRGLTCTFTAGAKTGIVGRTGSGKSTLVQTLFRLIEPVAGEILIDNINISLIGIHDLRSRLSIIPQEPTMFEGTVRTNLDPLEEYTDEQIWEALDMCQLGDEVRRKEEKLDSIVMQNGENWSMGQRQLVCLGRVLLKKSKILVLDEATASVDTATDNIIQQTVTQHFSECTVITIAHRITSILESDMVLFLNQGLIEEYDSPKKLLKNKSSSLAQLVAEYTRRSNSGFGN
- the LOC114424577 gene encoding ABC transporter C family member 3-like produces the protein MCVLQIALALLILYRSVGVASIAALAATVTVMLLNLPVASLQEKFQGKVMEFKDKRMKTTSEILMNMRILKLQAWEMKFLSKIIQLRKTEEIWLKKFLASLLNQGRSYLHLLQNSSNAYLWSSRHDFNDCTN